ATTGTACactattaataattaaaaaatatgatatttaatccataatgtacaaaaaaaatataaattttatatctcaactattaaaattgttattttaaatcCTTACCTCAAATAAGAGtaactaaaattattatacaCACCACGTAAAacatacacataaaaaaaagaaagtgacGTGTTATACAAAATTTACATTAGCGAGAcacatcaaatttaaatttactttaACGAGGAAAAGATCAAATTACtcgtaaattaaaaaaaatcttaaatccCAAATATCTAAATTACTAACATAAAAAATGCTACTTTATTCTAttatcaaacacaaatataacATAAGTAATGCCTATCATTTGTCGTAGTTGCACTCAATTCCATCACTTTCTTTGTTTATATCCTCTTTTGTGTCTTAGAATAAGcacttaaaacaacaatttttaatatttgagatACGAAATCTTAAAAGTTtgcacattaaaaattaaatgttatattttttaattattaagagaaCATAACAAATCAATTAatctattaaaatattgttaatcGGTCATTCACATAGTGTGCCAATTATAGAAATAGGTGTATTCAAACACATATAAATATTTCGtcatgataaaaatttaaaataataatttttaataattaaaatacttaatGTTGGtattttatacattaaaaattaaacaattatatatatatatttttttttattccccTCAAGTGTCTGCCCGACTAATCCCCAGATAGTGACCTTCCCCTTGATGCATCTCTACGTTAATTCAGATGCGGATAATAGTTTATATACATCTAAAATTTGAcattcaatataatatatgtataatttaaatattaatatttaacataaaattttaaataatttatcacTGCATCATGTGCGTGAAGAAACggctatatattttttagtcaataaAAAAGTGTAAGCGTAAATCAGAACGATGTAACTTGGGCCCAGTCGCAAAAGTCCCCAAAGCATCGGTCAGCAGTGATGAGGACCGAAGAAGAAGCTCTTCCTTTGTCCTTCTCTTCCTTAAACATTGACACGTAGGCACGCACCCAGCGACACTAAGCAAACTCTAGAGCCatctcctctctctcactctcttatATCGTCACCCACCTCTGTTTTTCTCCATTTCCTCCACGATCATCCCTTTCCCTCTTCCCACGTCTGTGTCCAGGTGAACTCCTTGATCCTCCTCCACCTCCTCTCTTATTTTCGCTCTCTGGAGCATTAATTTGGGCCTTTCCCCTCAGATTACGTATTTAGTTTCCCAATCAATCGTGAATTTTCCTTGATATGTTTGGTATATATGCATTGTATGGTGCAGTTGACGATGCTCGATTCCTTTGGGCTCTTCACTCgagttttctttcttcttttttattttctgtttctcAAGTGAGCCATTGTTTGCAGATATAACCAGTTGTGAATTAACCATTTGGGGTTACCTTACGTTTGGTTGTTAAGAGGAGCAAGGAAGACAAGAGCTAAATAGATTGAGCAAAATAGTTGATCTTTGTGCGTTGTGCCGTGAAAAtatacttgtttttttttttttaacagtgACTCTGCTCGTGTTATTCTTCTTCCTAACACTTGTGGTTTCTATGGGTTCTGAACAATTGCTTAGAGTTTGCTCAAGTGTACAGTTCTTTCCATATctgatgttatttttatttgttgcaGCTAATTGTAAGAGGGCCATCTTCAATAGACTTGGTATTGCTACTTGAATTACTAGAGATCTTGTTGACAATCTTATGAATGTATAAGTTTTTAGGGAAGATTAGACACCGTGTATCAGATTCAGTGTACTTATATGAGCTGAGCTGAGCCCTTGCCGTTTGTTTGTCACTGTAAGCTTTGACCCTTCTTTAGCTGAAAAATTGTTAGAATCAACAAGCAGGCGAAGACTAATCTGTATTTCATTATACCGCGAGTTTTTAAACTCCAACCTTCtctgaaaaaggaaaatattgtTGTGTACATACTCATAAGTTTTGGAGGCTAATCTTCTCATTGATTTGCCTAAAAGAGAAGACTCACCTTGTTATATTGGTAAAGATAATCTAATTCAGTTGGAGCTTCCCAACAAGGCGTAACATGTATGAACTAGACCTCATTCCTGGGGAAAATATGACTGGGATTGACCACTTAATTCTGTGTTTCCTGCCTTCCTGCTTTGAACTACATTTTCTGTGTCAAACGGGCAATTAAATCATTAACACCTGCCCTGAAAATATGTCAATTGTTTCGATGCGCATAGTCTCTCTTATGATTTATGTTCTTAACTAGGCCTTGTATATTTTCTTGGTTTATGCCCATTATTTCTTGCGGTCAACAAGTTTCCAGTCTTCCTCGTGCTTGGTGCTTCTCTAATTGGTGTTTTCTGAATTCACTAATTGCCTTTCTCTATCATGTTCTTAGATCTCAGTCATAGGACAATGGGGAAGGCTGTTGCTGTCCTTTGCAGTAATGAAGGGGTGACTGGAACCATCTACTTTGCCCAAGAAGGAGATGGTAATAGAAGTTTATTCATCTGCATGTGTAGAATAGTTCAATATAATGCTTTTTTATTGTGCAACTTAGTTCTTAATGTAAGCATATTTGCAGGGCCAACTACTGTCACTGGAAACATTTCTGGTCTTAAGCCTGGGCTGCATGGTTTTCACGTCCATGCCCTTGGTGATACGACAAATGGCTGCATGTCAACTGGTATTATTTTGAGTCCAGGCTTATTTTGCTTTTATTCTCACTCTTAATTGTTTCTGTGAATTGTTATCATTAATGCTTTTTGCCAGAATCTTAGAGTTACTATTCACTTCTTGTTTTACTTAATAGTTGTGCTgagaaaatttgatatttttgaatcatTATTCAGGACCACATTTCAATCCCTATGACAAAGAACATGGTGCTCCCGAAGATGAAAATCGCCATGCTGGTGATTTGGGTAACGTGGCAGCTGGTGCTGATGGTATGCACTATGCACTATGCTTTTACTATAATCCATGCTTGATTTTTGCTGATGAACAGAACAAAAATAAGTTCCTATTTATCATCTAGGAACAAGAAGATTTAGTCAGAACAAGAAGATCTTTGCTGATGAACAGAACAAAAGATAGGGCTTTGGATTCTCACCACTTTTTATTCCATTCCATTACTATTGTCTCTCTCAAACTGGGATTACACTCTTCTATCCATTTCCATTCCATCCCCCTCTCCCAAATGTATTCTAAGGGTAGATCTAGTATGCTCAGGATTTCTGAAATTAGTATCTCAAGGGTGGATTAGCTTGcttatgattttttatagtTGTCCTAATATATTTCCTGTATTTCCGTGGTTTAGGTACTGCTGGTGTTGCAGTTATTGACAAGCAGGCGAGTGAACGcatattgttgttattattatcagTTAAATTGTTATTTCTATATGTAAAGACATGGCATTATGGACGATCCACCTTCTAAGTTTTTGGCATATGCTTGCAGATTCCTCTTGCTGGACCAAATTCCATTATTGGAAGGGCTGTTGTTGTCCATGTGGATCCTGATGATCTTGGCAGGGGTATggctgaaaattttgaaaccgaAGCTTATTCTTCACTTGTTTTGTTATATGACTTCCTTTTGAACTCCGCCTTCATAAAGTTTTCCGGTTTTACatcttttgatcatttttctttcttcttttcggAGTTAAATGTTGCAATAGTGTACATCACCAACCATGGGTGTTCTTTTATGTTTCTATGGTTGCTTGAGTTATTCGGTTGTTAGAGATGCTTGAAGCTATTCATCTCAAATCTACCCATCAGCTAAAAAGGGGAAATGGTATTAGCTTAGAAGTTAGGAACTGTTTGACAGAGCCTTCACATTTCGTTTTCagttttggttttcattttttttttccagtgtCCACTCttcatttttcaactaaaataaatGAAGCTTAGCATGTTGTTTGATAACTTCATCTCATTTTTAGCTTTGCTTTgagctttcattttcttcttcttcttcttccccctcCCGACTACCACCGACTAGGGTTGCCAAGCTCCCAGAGTAGATCTTCCTCGGTTCAACGACCCTCCTTTTGCTCTGAAAACATCCACTGACGTTACCTTTCTTCCCTGATCAGGTGGACATGAGTTAAGCAAAAGCACTGGCAATGCTGGTGGCAGGGTTGCCTGTGGTAAGCAagttctcttttctcttctcattTCTGTGCTGCCTTGTGTTATCTGTCGGCAGAAATTTTCATATGAGAAAGAATTAGGACTAATTTTTTTCGCGAATTAATCAGTTGAGAgaccaaaataacaaaaatacccctGCTTTGATCCTTAACAATCACTCTCGGCCCGGCCAgtgaatttgttaaaaataggcTCTTTGTAATAGACAGGCAAGGGTTGAGGTTGTATGTAAAAGACGACCCTCTCCTGAACTTGCAAAGCAAGGAGTCTCGTCCACTGTCGAGATGGGGTTGGATATTTTGAGTTTGTTTAGGTTCaatattaagttatatatatatggttacaGGATGCTTCATGGTTATCAAATGTTGTGGAGAACAAGAGAGCAGAGATTGTTTCTGTCTTCTTTCCTCCCCCTGTCTGTGTTAGTTCTTTAGCTTTAGCCTCTAGTTCTGCATCCTCTAATCTAATGATTGATTCACTTTCACTTGCATGCAGGTGTTATAGGCCTGCAAGAATAAGCTGCTAATGCTGTGACAGTAGTTACCATACTTATTAAGCCGAATAAAGTGCACAAGAGTCTCTCAACATCATGGTGCATTCAGCTGCGTTGTctgctttttattattttactataCGAGGTTGGATGTTATGATAATATATGTATCTGAATTGACTATTTGTGTGCTCTTtgatacatttttaatttattggttgttttttaatgtattaaattaaataagaaaattactaaaatcattagaagaagataatttttttatggaataCTTTTTATAGAAGAAAGGGCTTAAGCTCAAAATAGGTCCAGGAGGAAGAAACCTGAAAATAGAAATCCCCTCTTGGAATCCTCTTTTGGGTACTTTCAAGAGATTTTTCTAAAAGTTTTTGACAGGTCTGAAAATGTGTTAACTttatctttgatatttttgtctagaaatttgaaacaaataatTTGAAAGGCGTGGATGTTCGTGTACTTATTAATTTCGATTCTTATGAATAAGAAGTGATATTTTCGGTCgaaataagatttttataaataagaggtgTTTTTATACTTTTCTACGgggattaatttaataattgaacaACTCATGAGAGAcacttgatttttttaattattttatctttttgtaagTATTTCGAATACTATAAACTTGAGATAGacctttattaataattataaatttattattatgtctgataataataagaaattactTAAATTTAGTAGATCATGGTTAGTTTCAATGAGAAAATAAACTTTagattaaaagaatttaaatgatattattataaatttataaattttgaatgtttgCATTCCAAAagtgtgattttattattatttttttagatctAAATTTACGTAAAAGTTCGATTTATTCGAATTAGATGACTCAAATCAATTGAACTTGTCAATtcagttcattttttttttttgcatcggtttgatttggttaaatctttttttaaagtttgatttttatttttttgagttagaataactaaattaattgaactgattaaactttaaaacgataatattttgatatttataaaatgatgttattttttttaattttatatttttttttatcaattatttcaatttaaatctagtcttagattttaaaattcaaattgagaataagaat
This window of the Diospyros lotus cultivar Yz01 chromosome 5, ASM1463336v1, whole genome shotgun sequence genome carries:
- the LOC127801239 gene encoding superoxide dismutase [Cu-Zn] 2-like isoform X2 yields the protein MGKAVAVLCSNEGVTGTIYFAQEGDGPTTVTGNISGLKPGLHGFHVHALGDTTNGCMSTGPHFNPYDKEHGAPEDENRHAGDLGNVAAGADGTAGVAVIDKQIPLAGPNSIIGRAVVVHVDPDDLGRGVIGLQE
- the LOC127801239 gene encoding superoxide dismutase [Cu-Zn] 4A-like isoform X1, which translates into the protein MGKAVAVLCSNEGVTGTIYFAQEGDGPTTVTGNISGLKPGLHGFHVHALGDTTNGCMSTGPHFNPYDKEHGAPEDENRHAGDLGNVAAGADGTAGVAVIDKQIPLAGPNSIIGRAVVVHVDPDDLGRGGHELSKSTGNAGGRVACGVIGLQE